One genomic segment of Pongo pygmaeus isolate AG05252 chromosome 19, NHGRI_mPonPyg2-v2.0_pri, whole genome shotgun sequence includes these proteins:
- the TOB1 gene encoding protein Tob1 — translation MQLEIQVALNFIISYLYNKLPRRRVNIFGEELERLLKKKYEGHWYPEKPYKGSGFRCIHIGEKVDPVIEQASKESGLDIDDVRGNLPQDLSVWIDPFEVSYQIGEKGPVKVLYVDDNNENGCELDKEIKNSFNPEAQVFMPISDPASSVSSSPSPPFGHSAAVSPTFMPRSTQPLTFTTATFAATKFGSTKMKNSGRSNKVARTSPINLGLNVNDLLKQKAISSSMHSLYGLGLGSQQQPQQQQQPAQPPPPPPPPQQQQQQKTSALSPNAKEFIFPNMQGQGSSTNGMFPGDSPLNLSPLQYSNAFDVFAAYGGLNEKSFVDGLNFSLNNMQYSNQQFQPVMAN, via the coding sequence ATGCAGCTTGAAATCCAAGTAGcactaaattttattatttcgTATTTGTACAATAAGCTTCCCAGGAGACGTGTCAACATTTTTGGTGAAGAACTTGAAAGACTTCTTAAGAAGAAATATGAAGGGCACTGGTATCCTGAAAAGCCATACAAAGGATCGGGGTTTAGATGTATACACATAGGGGAGAAAGTGGACCCAGTGATTGAACAAGCATCCAAAGAGAGTGGTTTGGACATTGATGATGTTCGTGGCAATCTGCCACAGGATCTTAGTGTTTGGATCGACCCATTTGAGGTTTCTTACCAAATTGGTGAAAAGGGACCAGTGAAGGTGCTTTACGTGgatgataataatgaaaatggaTGTGAGTTGGATAAGGAGATCAAAAACAGCTTTAACCCAGAGGCCCAGGTTTTTATGCCCATAAGTGACCCAGCCTCATCAGTGTCCAGCTCTCCATCGCCTCCTTTTGGTCACTCTGCTGCTGTAAGCCCTACCTTCATGCCCCGGTCCACTCAGCCTTTAACCTTTACCACTGCCACTTTTGCTGCCACCAAGTTCGGCTCTACCAAAATGAAGAATAGTGGCCGTAGCAACAAGGTTGCACGTACTTCTCCTATCAACCTCGGCTTGAATGTGAATGACCTCTTGAAGCAGAAAGCCATCTCTTCCTCAATGCACTCTCTGTATGGGCTTGGCTTGGGTAGccagcagcagccacagcaacagcagcagccagCCCAgccgccaccgccaccaccaccaccacagcagcaacaacagcagaAAACCTCTGCTCTTTCTCCTAATGCcaaggaatttatttttcctaatatgcAGGGTCAAGGTAGTAGTACCAATGGAATGTTCCCAGGTGACAGCCCCCTTAACCTCAGTCCTCTCCAGTACAGTAATGCCTTTGATGTGTTTGCGGCCTATGGAGGCCTCAATGAGAAGTCTTTTGTAGATGGCTTGAATTTTAGCTTAAATAACATGCAGTATTCTAACCAGCAATTCCAGCCTGTTAtggctaactaa